AGATCAAGTGGTTCTCGGACCCCGACTTGCCACTCGTGTGCCTCGACTGCGACCTCTTCGAGCAGGGGTTACTGAACCTCATGCTGAACGCGGAGCAGGCGATGCCCGACGGCGGCACGCTCACGCTCATCGGGCGCACGGACGGGGGGCGGGTGCTGCTCGACGTGATCGATACGGGTGTCGGGATCGACCCGGGGTCAATGGCGAAGGTGTTCCGCCCGTTCCACACGACGAAACCGGACGGTAACGGCCTCGGGCTCGCGACCACGCGCAAAATTGTCGTCGCCCACGGCGGAACGATCGAAGTACAAAGCGCGCCCGGCCGCGGAACGAAATTCACCATCGCTCTTCCGATCGCATCGGCGCCACAAAGCTGACAGTCTGACAGTTCGTGCGCGCCAGTTACTTGCGTTCCGTTCGCTCACAGTCTCGTCGCAACTCGGCAATTTTTCTGCGATTCCGCCGCACATAGTCGTCCAGTTCATGGCGACGGAGCGAATTGGCACGCGGGTTGAATATTCAAATTCCGCTGTCCCGCGGAGAAAAGGATCGAATCCTTTCCCGTGCGCCACACTCGAACCTAGTGCTCCGGGAAACACGCTCCGCGAGATCCTTACCCACTTAACTCGAGGCCCAACTATGACCCGTAACCGCCGAAACCCGCTTGGGGTGTTCCTTCACGAAGTGACCGCCGCGGGGGACGAGTTCGCCGCGCTCTGCACCCGGCTCGCCGGGCAGGACGCGCCTGCGGCAACGTTCCCGATCAACGTGTGGCAGGACGAAAATGCGGTCTTCGTTGAAGGCGATCTGCCCGGCGTCGACCGCGCAACATTGGACGTGACCGTAACCGGTGGCGATACCCTGACAATCCGCG
This region of Gemmata massiliana genomic DNA includes:
- a CDS encoding Hsp20/alpha crystallin family protein, whose translation is MTRNRRNPLGVFLHEVTAAGDEFAALCTRLAGQDAPAATFPINVWQDENAVFVEGDLPGVDRATLDVTVTGGDTLTIRAERPAATIAEGTAWLRRERAIGKFSRVLNLSTLVDAEKVEASYVNGVLKVTLPKVAAVKPRTVPIKAE